From the Candidatus Zixiibacteriota bacterium genome, one window contains:
- a CDS encoding response regulator transcription factor gives MKKKILIVEDDEHIAEGLRLNLEARGYDTVIAADGLAALHFWRNEGFDLIILDIMLPGKDGLDVCRTIRREAGRVPILFLTARDREDDRIAGLAAGGDDYLSKPFNLEELILRIAAMFRRQVWYGTTSLENNRIEFGSCAVDFASYRARGVHGNTELSQKECMIMKFLAEHAGDVVTRDMILDAIWGYNVFPSSRTVDNFIVRLRKTFETDPSRPRYLHTVRGVGYRFTPEGAGNVQS, from the coding sequence ATGAAGAAAAAAATTTTGATTGTTGAGGATGATGAACATATCGCCGAGGGATTACGGCTTAATCTGGAAGCCCGGGGCTATGATACAGTGATAGCCGCCGATGGCCTGGCGGCTCTCCATTTCTGGCGAAATGAAGGCTTTGACCTGATTATTCTGGATATCATGTTACCCGGTAAAGACGGCCTTGATGTCTGCCGGACGATCAGGAGAGAAGCCGGACGAGTCCCGATTTTATTTCTGACCGCCCGGGATCGAGAGGATGATCGGATTGCTGGGCTGGCGGCTGGGGGCGATGATTACCTGTCCAAGCCCTTTAATCTTGAGGAATTGATCCTGAGAATCGCGGCCATGTTTAGACGTCAGGTTTGGTACGGCACGACCAGCTTGGAAAATAATCGAATTGAATTCGGCAGCTGTGCTGTGGATTTCGCATCATACAGGGCCAGAGGAGTGCATGGAAACACCGAACTTTCGCAGAAGGAATGCATGATAATGAAATTTCTGGCCGAACATGCCGGTGATGTCGTCACCCGCGATATGATTCTCGATGCCATCTGGGGATATAACGTTTTCCCATCAAGTCGGACAGTGGATAATTTTATCGTCAGGTTGAGAAAAACTTTCGAAACCGATCCATCTCGACCGCGCTATCTGCACACCGTCCGTGGAGTCGGCTACCGTTTTACACCTGAGGGGGCTGGTAATGTCCAGTCATGA